ACATGCAAATTTCCATCCAGGCGCGTGCCCTGGAGGTACTCCTGCAAATTGCTGGTATGATCCGCATCCAGGTCGCCCTGAGCATCTTCAGGATTAATCGAACTCATGGCCGGAGCATAAAAATTCTCAATGGCATCCGGGATCCCGTCATTGTCACTGTCCGTGACATCCACCATCAGGCTGTCCAGATAAAGTGAACTTAATGAATGCGGATTGTTCGGGTCCGAAAAATAGACCGCGAGTTCATCCAGATCTGTCAGCCCGTCATCATCCGTGTCAATTTTCCAGGGATCAGTCCCATACATGATTTCCTCCCCATCATAGAGACCGTCGCCATCTGAGTCAGCCAGCCAAGGATCCGTATAAAAAACGTACACTTCATCATCGTCTGTCAGACCATCACCGTCAGAATCAAGCGGCTCATAAACTTCCTCGCTATCATTGGTACCATTGTAGTTCCAGTCTTCCCACAAGTTTGGGTCATCCGGGTGAGAATCATTTCCGTCATGATGTCCGTCTCCGTCCATGTCTGACGGTGGATCGTCTACTGGTGGATCGTCACCTTCATTGTATCCGTTGGCATCCCAGTCACTCCATAAATGCAGATCATAGGGATGGGAGTCATCCTGATTGAAAAAACCATCCCCATCTTCGTCCCCGTAGGGATCCAGTTCGACGGGGTCGTCATTGTTTCCATCATAATCCCAGTCGCACCACAAATATGGATCGTAGGGGTGGGAGTCATCTTGATTTAGGACAGTGTCGCCATCTTCATCTCCATAAGGATCCAGCTCAAGTATTTCATCATTGTTGCCGTCGCCATCCCAGTCACTCCATAAGTTCGGGTCATAGGGGTGGGAGTCGTCCTGATTGATAACATTGTCCCCATCTTCGTCTGAATAAGGATCCAGTTCAACGGGTTCGTCGTTGCTGCCGTCATCATCCCAGTCGCACCACAAATTTAGATCATAGGGGTGGGAGTCGTCTTGATTGAGAACACTGTCGCCGTCTTCGTCCCCATAGGGATCCAGTTCGACGGGCTCGTCATTGTTTCCATCATAATCCCAGTCGCACCACAGATTTGGATCCTCAGGATGAGAGTCGTCCTGGTTGGCATAACTGTCCCCGTCATCGTCACCATATGGGTCTGACTCCTCAGCCATAAACGGATCTGGATCATCGATGTTTTTGATGCCATCTCCATCCCAGTCAAAATAGCTGTGTCCTGGACCGTCCACGGAATAGTCCACGCCGTAGTATCCATAGGCTTCATCGTGATCGCTGTAACCGTTGTCATTGGTATCCCAGTCCAGGGGGTCATAACCACTGTCTATTCCGCCCAATAAATCCACCTCATCACCATCCGTGATGCCGTCCGCATCGGTGTCCGGATTGAGCGGGTCGGTGCCCCACGCGATCTCCCTTTCATTGGACATCCCGTCACCATCGGAGTCCAAATTATCGGAATGATACCACCAAAGCTCCCCATCATCCCAGACGCCATTGTCATTCCAATCTTCAAACTGGATGATGTCGGCTCCGTTGTCATAGGATCCAATGGTCACCCCAAAGGATGAAGGCAGCAGGGAGAACGGCAGGACGGCCAGCAGCAGACTGTGCACTAGCAGCCTGAAGCCTTCATGCCGCCGGATGAAACTGAGCAGCAAGGTGTCACGAAATCGGGAACTTCGGGAGTGCTTCATGGTTGGGAGGAGCTTAATTGCTTTTAGGAGCTGGGGCAGATTTTGGAGCGTGCTGTGCTGGGGACGCAGGCTGGGAGGGCCTGGCAGGAGCGATTCCGGTCTGTCCGCCAGGACCTGGGGGTGATGCAGGGCGCGGACGGGAAGTGAGGGGCCGCTGGGGGCTGCCGGGGCGTGGTGCTGTGCTGCTGCCGGACGTGGAATGAAGCATTGGCCGCTGCCCCACGGGAGGAGATCCAGGGGCAGTATTCCGGGCAAGCGGTGAACTGGTCTGGCTGGCAGGAGGTCCGGGTAGCGGCAGTTTCCTAGCGGGTATTTGTACGGCTTTTGAAGGATCCAGCTTTGTTTGCGGGGCAGGCAGAACAAAGGCGGTGCAAACCGTTATAAAATAAAATGGCCATACCGAAAGACTGAAAAATCGGCTGAACCCATGCATGGTCCTGGCTGACCATTCCTTGCCGGTATCCGCACCGATACCGGCATCCACAGTCGCTAGTAGCAACAAGCAAACTAGTACATTCATTCCCGCAGGATCAGAATGAATGGAGGCAAGAAACAGGACTAAAACCGCCAGGCCTTTGATGATGGGTGATGGCATAAATACCTCTCAATAAAATTGTTTTTTCGCAGGTTTACTAAATTGGATGACCCAATAACAAGTAATTATTTTCATGATCGTAAAATAATGACATGAATGCATGAAGTCACTCTGCATAAGGTAAAGTAAAGCATTTACGTACCCATAAAGGTATTTCTTGGGGTGATCATTTCAGTGAAACTGTGATGAGACAAATTATTTCACGAGCGATCAAGCAGGCTAATTTCGTAGAGCTGATTGAATAGAGGTGACGGACTGCTGGTTCTTCGCATCGCTTGGCTTTACAGTTCGTCCGGCAACTTGTTTCTTGTTTTTGGCATTATGTTTTTCCAAGCTGTATCTCCAACCATGAAGCACCTCGTTTCTTCTTTTCTATTTTTGAGTTCGCTCATGGCCCAAGCCGTCGAAGCTGTTAAAATCGGTTCTGACAATGGCGTGGAGCAGGTTGTGCTGGCGCAGACGGCACAGGATGGAAAACTCACTTTGCTGCCCGCCCACTGCTTTTTCTCCGGGGCCGATGGGGCGAAGCTCGCGGGCGAATCACCTATGCAGGATGAACTCAATGACGGCAAACAGTGGTCGCGGATCGAAGGCCTGCGCTCGCCGGAGCAACGCATCGTCTTTCCGCTGTGGTTGCATGCCGATGGCGTGGTCTCTGGAAAGATCAACGGCAGCGGCCGTTTCAATGTGCAGATGGGCGAATCGAAAGCGGCGGCGGCAGGCGGATTTGAGATCAAGGGTGCCAAGGGAGGCCGCGTGGATCTTGTGCTGTCACCCGCAGGTCCGGCAACCATCGAGAGCATTGAATTGAGCGGCCCGGGTATGGCCGGGGCGCAGTTGCTGCGTGCCCGCTGGCGTCCGGCGGCGATTCACAGCGGCTTTAAAAGCTCATCGCTCGGGGCCGCTCAGAGCCGGTTGTGGATCATGGAGGTGCGCCCCATCTTCGGCGAAAAAGATTTCTACAGCCCGATCACGACGCCCTTTGGCTATTTCGGCTCCACGTTCAACCCGGACCAGACCTCCGGCGGCATCAATTTCTCCATGTGGTCATTTAAGCGGGGTGCGGCGGAACCGCCCATTGCCCAGCTCTCGCATCTGCTCGCCATCGGCAGTCCGGAGGCAACCTTTGGGCACTTTGATCACGAAGGCACCGGGGTGAAACTGCGTGACTGGAATCCGTATGAGGGCCAGACCATCGCCTCGACGGTGCTCGCACTGCGCATCGAGCCCGGCAAGCCCTACGACACCTACACCGGCTGGTTCCTGGACCAAAAGACGCGCCAGTGGCGCCTGTATGCCAGCGGCAGGAAGTGGTCGGAGAATCGAAGCGTGGAGAACCTGCTGCCGGGCTGCTTTGTGGAGGTACCGGGCCCGCCGCACATCCAGCGTACGGGGCACATCATGCGCGCGGCGGACTTCCGCGGCTGGTGCCTGGATGACCAGGGCACGTGGCATCAGTTCGATATCATGAATGGCAGCAAGGCGGATGCGAATCGCGAGCAGACGAACTGCCTGTGGTCGCTGAGCAACGACGGCTGGTTCCGCATGGCCATGGGAGGCATCACCCACTACCGCTACCCGAAAGGCGTGGATGTCACCGCGCCGCCGATGAAGGTGATGCCCGACTACATGAGCGCTGCCGCACTCAAGGGGCTCGCTTTTCCCACGACCGTCACCGTCAAGCGCATCATCCGTCAGGGCGGCCAGGTACATGTCGAGCTGGACCTGCTAACGATCTCCAAAAGTCGCAGCAAGGCAAAGGTCTTCTTCGGTCCTGAAGATGCGCTTACCTTTGACCATCGCTGGGCGAAGTCTCAGGACCTCGGCGAGATTGCACCCGGCATCCAGCGCATCGTATTCGATGGCGCGCCTGCATCCGGCTTCTGCCGCATCCTTGTCACCAACGAAACCGGCAGCTACTTCACGAACGAATCCACTGTTTGGGAATGATTCCAAGATGCCAGGTCCCGAAGCAGGCAGGAAAAGAAAATGAGTGTGCCATTATGGCCTCTCCATGCGCCGCTACTTGCGGCGACGGCGCAGACAGAGGGTGGTGAAGGCGAGGGCGAGGAGGCTCAGGCGGCCGGGCTCGGGAACGAGGGAGATGGAGAGGACGCCGGTGGTGAGTAGGTCTTCCGTGTTCCAGATGAGGCCGTCGGGCAGGAGGGGGAGGTCGTAGGTGGAGATCTCGCCATAAACGCCGGTGAGGCCGGTCCAGTCGAAAAGCTGCCACTGGTCATTGGCGGCCCAGCCGGTCATGCCATTGGGATTGAGCACCCGCAGGGTGGTGCCGAAGCCGAAGCTGGCCTGGCCGCTGATGGCAAGGAGGTCGGCGGCGGATGCGCTGGCGGTGTTGTCACCGAGACCCGCGCCGGAGAAGAGGTCCAGCCAGAGGACGGAGCTGTTTTCCAGCGAGAGCATGCCGCTGCCCAGTGTGGCGAGGGTGAGCTTGCCGGCCTCGTTGCTGAGTCTGCCCAGGCCAGGATTCAGAGTGCCGCCGGTGATGTAAATGGGCTTGTCTAATGCCGGGGCGATGCGGCCGGTGCCGCCCAGGGTGGCTGAAGTAACAACCACGGGTCCCAGGCCGGTGGCGGAGCCGGTGGCAGGGTCGTTATTGACCAGCAGGGTGCCGCTGTTGATGGCGGTGCCGCCGCTGTAGGTGCTGCTGCCGGTGATGGCCCAGGTGCCGACGCCGTCTTTTTCAATCCGGGCGAGGATGGTGGCGCTGGCATCGCTGATGCCGACGACTTCATTGAGCCCGGTATTGGTACCGGTGAGACGGAGGACGCGGTTTACCACATTGCTGCCGCCTGTCAGGAAGGGACTGGTGAATTTCAGTGTGCCGGTGCCGGTGTTTTCCAGCACGGCCTCGACGGCGGCGATGTCCCTTTCAACATCACTGTTGGTGAGGTTGATGGGGCGGTTAGTGGTGGAATTGGTGCTGCCGACATAGCGGATGACGGAGATGGCGGTTGAACCGACGGCACTGGTGGTGGCATCGGACAGAGTGAGGGTGGCGGCGGAGGGATTGATATCGCCGGTGCCGAGGGAGCTGGGGAGGCCGGCATCGGCCAGTTTTTCCACTTCGATGGTGCCGCGAGAAAGAATGGTGCGGCCGATGTAGGTGTTGTTAGCGCCGAGTTTGAGCAGGCTGTTGAGGGAGGCGAGGCGCAGTTCCAGGTTGTTTTCATTCGTGCCCGACCCGCCGATGTAACCTTTGCTGAAATCACTGGGCACGCTGACAGATCCGGTGAGGGTAAGACGCGAGAGGGCGGTGGAGCCGCCGACGATGCGGTTATCCGTACCGATGCCCACAGTCTGGATGTAATCCACACTGCTGGCGGTGAAAGGGGTGTCTGGCAGGCCGAGGATGACCTTGGCACTGGTGGCTCCGGAGCCGATGAGAAACTCGATGCTGGTGCTCACGGTGCCGCCGAACTGGATGGAGCCTTCATAAACGCGGACATTGCCGGTGAAGGTATTGGCCCCGGAGAGGATGACCAGACCCGGCCCGGCCTTGGCCAGGGAGACGGTGGCCGAGGCACCAGTGGAGCCCAGGGAGCTGGTGATCGCGGACGTGATAAGCAGGGGCGCGGCAGTATTGTTTTGAATGATCGTGAGGTCCGGGTTGGTGCTGGTAGTGGAGGGGGCGGCGCGGAGGATGTCGGTGGAGATGGTGCTGGTGTTTGCCCCGACGGTGCTGGAGACGAGGATGCCGCCGGTGGTCAGGGTGGTGACGGCGTCACCATCCGTGATGAGGGTGGCCTGAGGCTGGGCGAAGCGCAGGCTGCTGAGGGTCGTGTCGGTTCCCAGATTGGTCGTGGTGACGGTGGAGGCGATGTCGGCATTGCCGCTCAGGGAATCCAAAGTGGAGGCGGTATAACCGGCCGCACCGCTCAGCGTGGAGAGCTTGATGACCGGGCGGGTGCCGCCGGAGATCGCGCCCGTGGCGGCCCATTCATCGCCGTTCACACTGTCGCGGATGTAGGCGAAGGCACGGCCGTTGGCGGTAAGCAGGGCATTGTCCGTACCGCCTGCGACGCGGAGGCTGCTGCCTGCGGGAAGATCCAGGCCCAGCAGGCCGCCAAAGCTGCGGGTGATGCTGCCAAAGGAGAGAGACAGGCTTGCAGCACCGTTGGGAGCCAGGCTGATGTTGGCCAGATTGGTGACTGTCAGCGTGCCGAAGGTCTGGGCATTGGCCTCGCCCGCCCTGCCGGTGAGGCGGAGGAGGGTGCCATTCATGGTATAGGCCACCGGGGTGGCGATGCCATTGTATAAAATGTTGTTCGTGGGGGAGGTTGGGGCGGAAAAGTCCAGATGAATGGTCCCTGCGGTCTGAGT
This Prosthecobacter sp. SYSU 5D2 DNA region includes the following protein-coding sequences:
- a CDS encoding DUF3472 domain-containing protein codes for the protein MKHLVSSFLFLSSLMAQAVEAVKIGSDNGVEQVVLAQTAQDGKLTLLPAHCFFSGADGAKLAGESPMQDELNDGKQWSRIEGLRSPEQRIVFPLWLHADGVVSGKINGSGRFNVQMGESKAAAAGGFEIKGAKGGRVDLVLSPAGPATIESIELSGPGMAGAQLLRARWRPAAIHSGFKSSSLGAAQSRLWIMEVRPIFGEKDFYSPITTPFGYFGSTFNPDQTSGGINFSMWSFKRGAAEPPIAQLSHLLAIGSPEATFGHFDHEGTGVKLRDWNPYEGQTIASTVLALRIEPGKPYDTYTGWFLDQKTRQWRLYASGRKWSENRSVENLLPGCFVEVPGPPHIQRTGHIMRAADFRGWCLDDQGTWHQFDIMNGSKADANREQTNCLWSLSNDGWFRMAMGGITHYRYPKGVDVTAPPMKVMPDYMSAAALKGLAFPTTVTVKRIIRQGGQVHVELDLLTISKSRSKAKVFFGPEDALTFDHRWAKSQDLGEIAPGIQRIVFDGAPASGFCRILVTNETGSYFTNESTVWE
- a CDS encoding autotransporter-associated beta strand repeat-containing protein, translating into MTPHPIACVFFGLLIASGTLSAQLTWDADSVTDGVQNGTGTWNLVNNLWYNGLTNTTWDNSGSAIAAFGSSASRTGGTVTVDGTVKVGGLRFNALSASAAAELPLTSAYTLSGGTLQFADNAIIEAANNTSSGSSGVLFINVNSVLIGNGLTIQRADETRINAFQYVRFSGTNPDLKGVLNINARAADNGIFMLLAGSNTVSSLERIIVQNGSVLAAGGTSNTYAMPIILAGIGQGSGALRVDSSNMVFSGEITLAEDAAIQTNRNIVNTVIAGPITGVGGLQRFASSVNSILTLNGTSTYQGATTIGRTGAAAPGITVVNFAAENAPQSDMLYNGVETAGALNMIGGTGGTATLILQGADLTDNSQRFGDLALTGNRSNLILAAGHGGSMSVGLGNITRTTPASITFVSETPGTISTTTPDGFLGPWAALVNKAGHGTWANVQGGLLTAFTGSTEYVTGESLSSLGAAADVGISASSTGNVLGGSGTYQVNTLSMTDATSARTVDIGTGNVLRLGSTGGIQLTEDALSLDIGIPGSAGALRAGTGTAQMWLSNLSKTGTLTIHSVIENNGSSALTLYFNGTGKTVLAGANTYTGATQISSGEVEAAHSTALGSGTAATTVQSNGTLRLAGDISLTKPITLNGLGANGIGALVNTSGVNELNQVVTVAQTSRFTSESGTLVFKGATGTTAVITASASGATTFFGGAGDFRIQGQLNAAANVVTKDGAGTLTFAGTQVFTAAMTQTAGTIHLDFSAPTSPTNNILYNGIATPVAYTMNGTLLRLTGRAGEANAQTFGTLTVTNLANISLAPNGAASLSLSFGSITRSFGGLLGLDLPAGSSLRVAGGTDNALLTANGRAFAYIRDSVNGDEWAATGAISGGTRPVIKLSTLSGAAGYTASTLDSLSGNADIASTVTTTNLGTDTTLSSLRFAQPQATLITDGDAVTTLTTGGILVSSTVGANTSTISTDILRAAPSTTSTNPDLTIIQNNTAAPLLITSAITSSLGSTGASATVSLAKAGPGLVILSGANTFTGNVRVYEGSIQFGGTVSTSIEFLIGSGATSAKVILGLPDTPFTASSVDYIQTVGIGTDNRIVGGSTALSRLTLTGSVSVPSDFSKGYIGGSGTNENNLELRLASLNSLLKLGANNTYIGRTILSRGTIEVEKLADAGLPSSLGTGDINPSAATLTLSDATTSAVGSTAISVIRYVGSTNSTTNRPINLTNSDVERDIAAVEAVLENTGTGTLKFTSPFLTGGSNVVNRVLRLTGTNTGLNEVVGISDASATILARIEKDGVGTWAITGSSTYSGGTAINSGTLLVNNDPATGSATGLGPVVVTSATLGGTGRIAPALDKPIYITGGTLNPGLGRLSNEAGKLTLATLGSGMLSLENSSVLWLDLFSGAGLGDNTASASAADLLAISGQASFGFGTTLRVLNPNGMTGWAANDQWQLFDWTGLTGVYGEISTYDLPLLPDGLIWNTEDLLTTGVLSISLVPEPGRLSLLALAFTTLCLRRRRK